In Paractinoplanes brasiliensis, the following proteins share a genomic window:
- a CDS encoding diguanylate cyclase, which yields MAEHEKAPPAERDAALAAALAAHSSGFVAAASSNGLFVPLPEELIATGLRPVHRASSALVLVVPEDHAVVADAWVACRTVGWSSCRVRPVAAPEHYVGMQFIDTTHRWDVTTVLFSGIAEMSGSGPEQEQPRPRHITMVKDDVAKVLEVDPAVGLLLGWDAEELIGRSTLELVHPDDRGRAVTSYMDVIGSPVGSARRVRLRHLHRDGEVIWFEITNHNRLEGERPHVLAEMLDISDEMAAQEALHASEQLLRRLAETLPMGVAQIDPEGRIVYRNTGYALSAGSAGGEHLTGMLSSVVPGDRPLIETSLATVLSTGEDADVEYGYRDEARGLRRISANLRALTDEAGGVTGAILCFTDVTDEVRLREQLRQQATYDPLTGCHNRAATLEALTESRPPGRGVAVIYLDLNEFKQVNDRFGHLAGDRLLVYVADRLRMAVRHGDVVGRLGGDEFVVICRDVADAAHARRIGESLIDALDSGAVEVAGERLRPAASIGVAWSRVLPDAEALVARADAAMYAAKKGRTGRLALVMADPHD from the coding sequence ATGGCTGAGCATGAAAAGGCGCCGCCTGCGGAGCGGGATGCGGCGTTGGCCGCCGCGTTGGCCGCGCACAGCAGCGGTTTCGTGGCAGCTGCGTCGTCGAACGGCCTGTTCGTGCCGCTGCCCGAAGAGCTGATCGCAACCGGGCTGCGCCCGGTTCACCGCGCGAGTTCGGCGCTCGTCCTGGTCGTTCCCGAGGACCACGCGGTGGTGGCGGACGCCTGGGTCGCGTGCCGGACCGTCGGCTGGTCGAGCTGCCGGGTGCGCCCGGTCGCCGCGCCGGAGCACTACGTCGGAATGCAGTTCATCGACACCACCCACCGCTGGGACGTGACCACGGTGCTGTTCAGCGGAATCGCTGAAATGAGCGGTTCCGGCCCGGAGCAGGAGCAGCCGCGGCCGCGGCACATCACGATGGTCAAGGACGACGTCGCGAAGGTGCTGGAGGTCGACCCGGCGGTCGGGCTGCTGCTGGGGTGGGACGCCGAGGAACTGATCGGGCGCAGCACACTGGAGCTGGTGCATCCGGATGACCGCGGGCGGGCGGTGACCAGCTACATGGATGTGATCGGCTCCCCGGTGGGCTCGGCCCGGCGGGTACGGCTCCGCCACCTGCACCGCGACGGCGAGGTCATCTGGTTCGAGATCACCAATCACAACCGGCTCGAGGGTGAGCGGCCGCACGTGCTGGCCGAGATGCTCGACATCTCCGACGAAATGGCCGCTCAGGAAGCGCTGCATGCGAGCGAGCAACTGCTGCGAAGGCTCGCCGAGACGCTGCCGATGGGCGTGGCACAGATCGATCCCGAGGGACGGATCGTCTATCGGAACACGGGCTACGCCTTGTCAGCCGGGTCGGCCGGCGGTGAGCATCTCACCGGCATGCTCAGCAGCGTGGTGCCCGGCGACCGCCCGCTGATCGAGACGTCGCTGGCGACGGTCCTGAGCACCGGCGAGGACGCCGACGTCGAATACGGCTACCGCGATGAGGCGCGCGGGTTGCGCAGGATCAGCGCCAACCTGCGGGCGCTGACCGACGAGGCGGGCGGCGTGACCGGCGCCATCCTCTGCTTCACCGACGTGACCGATGAGGTGCGGCTGCGCGAGCAGTTGCGGCAGCAGGCCACGTACGACCCGCTGACCGGCTGCCACAACCGCGCCGCCACCCTCGAGGCGCTGACGGAGAGCCGGCCGCCGGGCCGCGGGGTGGCCGTCATCTATCTCGACCTCAACGAGTTCAAACAGGTCAACGACCGCTTCGGGCATCTGGCGGGTGACCGGCTGCTGGTCTACGTAGCCGACCGGCTGCGCATGGCGGTGCGTCATGGCGACGTGGTGGGCCGGCTCGGCGGTGACGAATTCGTCGTGATCTGCCGGGACGTCGCGGACGCCGCGCACGCCCGCAGGATCGGCGAGTCGCTGATCGACGCCTTGGACTCCGGAGCCGTGGAGGTGGCCGGCGAGCGGCTGCGCCCCGCAGCGAGCATCGGCGTGGCCTGGTCGCGCGTCCTTCCGGACGCCGAAGCCTTGGTCGCCCGGGCGGACGCCGCGATGTACGCGGCGAAGAAGGGCCGCACCGGCCGGCTGGCCCTGGTCATGGCCGACCCGCACGACTGA
- a CDS encoding sensor histidine kinase, which yields MVALPDLIAAVAVLGAVLVAVWAARRSRSHSRELRASAAESRAALTAARAEVDQLTEQLRQAQTAGATRAPVAHADGRHVEVFVNLSRRLQSLVHREIKLLDALENEVEDPDLLKGLFQVDHLATRIRRHAENLAVLGGSVSRRQWSRPVALTEVLRSSIAEVEHYSRVKLVPPIDGTLPGHAVASVIHLIAELIENATMFAPPHTQVLLRAQQVASGLAIEVEDRGLGMQRADLDRVNQLLVNPDDTDLDDLLRDGRIGLYVVSMIARQHGIVVQLQPNIYGGIQAVIILPPLLMSSALEPAASAPHPPGVAQPQERLEVAGRPPLERRVPLQQRIPVRETPPAHERPLPSVDGPAATTAQIIPGAVSLPHAGPGRAEPWQIAVATVVPQPARATPSRPPLPRRRRQTHMAPQLQLGPSAPGAEPDGEHHPGLMASFMSGVSQGEADPLRPDSHG from the coding sequence ATGGTCGCCCTCCCTGATCTGATCGCCGCGGTCGCAGTGCTCGGCGCTGTCCTCGTCGCCGTCTGGGCAGCCCGGCGCTCCCGCTCCCATTCCCGCGAGCTGCGGGCCTCGGCCGCCGAGTCCCGAGCCGCGCTGACCGCGGCCCGCGCCGAGGTCGACCAGCTCACCGAGCAGCTCCGGCAGGCGCAGACGGCGGGGGCCACCCGGGCGCCGGTGGCGCACGCCGACGGCCGGCACGTCGAGGTCTTCGTCAACCTGTCCCGGCGACTGCAGTCGCTGGTGCACCGGGAGATCAAACTGCTGGACGCGCTGGAGAACGAGGTCGAGGATCCCGACCTGCTCAAGGGCCTCTTCCAGGTCGACCACCTGGCCACCCGGATCAGGCGGCACGCCGAGAACCTGGCGGTGCTGGGCGGATCGGTGTCGCGCCGGCAGTGGAGCCGGCCGGTCGCGCTGACCGAGGTGCTGCGATCGTCGATCGCCGAGGTCGAGCACTATTCGCGGGTCAAGCTGGTGCCACCGATCGACGGCACGCTGCCCGGGCACGCCGTCGCCAGCGTCATCCACCTGATCGCCGAACTGATCGAGAACGCGACGATGTTCGCGCCGCCACACACCCAGGTGCTGCTCCGCGCGCAGCAGGTTGCCTCCGGCCTGGCGATCGAGGTCGAGGACCGCGGCCTCGGCATGCAGCGCGCCGATCTGGACCGGGTCAACCAACTGCTGGTCAACCCGGACGACACCGACCTCGACGACCTGCTGCGGGACGGGCGGATCGGGCTCTACGTCGTCTCGATGATCGCCCGGCAGCACGGGATCGTCGTCCAGCTGCAGCCCAACATCTACGGCGGCATCCAAGCAGTGATCATCTTGCCGCCGCTGCTGATGAGCTCGGCGCTGGAACCCGCGGCCTCGGCCCCGCACCCGCCCGGCGTGGCTCAGCCACAGGAACGGCTCGAGGTGGCGGGCCGGCCCCCGCTCGAGCGACGGGTTCCACTTCAGCAGCGGATCCCGGTGCGGGAAACGCCTCCGGCCCACGAGCGGCCGCTGCCCAGTGTGGACGGGCCCGCCGCCACGACGGCTCAGATTATTCCTGGCGCCGTGTCGCTGCCGCATGCGGGACCCGGCCGGGCCGAGCCCTGGCAGATCGCCGTGGCGACCGTTGTCCCGCAGCCGGCTCGGGCCACGCCGTCGCGGCCCCCGCTCCCGCGCCGTCGCCGGCAGACCCACATGGCCCCGCAGCTGCAGCTCGGCCCGTCCGCCCCGGGCGCGGAGCCGGACGGCGAACACCACCCGGGTCTGATGGCGTCGTTCATGAGCGGTGTCTCGCAGGGCGAAGCAGATCCACTCCGCCCGGACAGTCATGGCTGA
- a CDS encoding roadblock/LC7 domain-containing protein, whose translation MSRTDPARTSPDLVWLLSGLIDRVPDTRSALLLSSDGLRKAAHGLDDDGADHLAAVASGLFSLARSAGARFGGSDGVRQVVAELEETLLFVSAAGSGAVLAVVAGKAADPGVLGYEMAQMVKSVRPYLATPARHEPEFPGVRGR comes from the coding sequence ATGTCGCGCACCGATCCCGCACGTACGTCTCCGGACCTGGTCTGGTTGTTGTCCGGCCTGATCGACCGCGTTCCGGACACCAGGAGCGCGCTGCTGCTGTCGTCCGACGGGCTGCGGAAGGCCGCCCACGGGCTCGACGACGACGGCGCGGATCACTTGGCCGCGGTCGCCTCGGGGCTCTTTTCGCTGGCCCGCAGCGCCGGCGCCCGGTTCGGGGGCAGCGACGGCGTCCGGCAGGTGGTGGCCGAACTGGAGGAGACACTGCTGTTCGTCTCAGCGGCCGGCTCCGGAGCGGTGCTCGCGGTGGTCGCGGGAAAGGCGGCCGACCCGGGTGTGCTCGGCTACGAGATGGCCCAGATGGTCAAGAGCGTACGGCCGTACCTGGCGACACCTGCTCGGCACGAGCCCGAGTTCCCGGGCGTGCGCGGACGGTGA
- a CDS encoding DUF742 domain-containing protein yields MLDTDEHWFDDAAGRLIRPYTVSNGRTEPTTRMELLSMVIATGRPPQGQLGPEHAQALGLCGSVITVAEIAARLRLPAVVTKILLSDLVDLGAVDTRSPAPMADSTNLTVLEAILDALERRI; encoded by the coding sequence GTGCTGGACACCGATGAGCACTGGTTCGACGACGCCGCGGGACGTCTCATCCGGCCCTACACGGTGAGCAACGGCAGGACCGAGCCGACCACCCGGATGGAGTTGCTGTCGATGGTGATCGCCACCGGGCGGCCGCCACAGGGTCAGCTCGGACCGGAACACGCCCAGGCGCTCGGACTCTGCGGCAGCGTCATCACGGTCGCCGAGATCGCGGCACGGCTCAGGTTGCCCGCGGTCGTCACCAAGATCCTGCTCTCCGATCTGGTGGACCTGGGAGCGGTGGACACCCGCTCCCCCGCCCCGATGGCTGATTCCACCAACTTGACGGTATTGGAGGCCATCCTCGATGCCCTTGAACGACGAATATGA
- a CDS encoding GTP-binding protein: MPLNDEYDGFPAALKLLIAGGFGVGKTTFVGTISEIEPLHTEELLTTASVGTDRLTGVEGKSTTTVAMDFGRITISKDHVLYLFGTPGQERFWFMWDELSSGAMGAVVLADTRRLEDCFPAVDFFESRGIGFLVAVNEFDKTCRYESDDLRSALDLKPDTPIVLCDARDQRSVTGVLISLMQHLLALQACR; the protein is encoded by the coding sequence ATGCCCTTGAACGACGAATATGACGGGTTCCCGGCCGCGCTCAAACTGCTGATCGCGGGCGGCTTCGGCGTGGGCAAGACGACCTTCGTCGGCACGATCAGCGAGATCGAGCCGCTGCACACCGAGGAACTGCTCACCACCGCGAGCGTCGGCACGGACAGGCTGACCGGTGTCGAAGGCAAGTCGACGACCACGGTGGCGATGGACTTCGGCCGGATCACGATCAGCAAGGACCACGTGCTGTATCTGTTCGGCACGCCGGGGCAGGAGCGCTTCTGGTTCATGTGGGACGAGTTGTCCAGCGGCGCCATGGGCGCGGTGGTGCTGGCCGACACCCGCCGATTGGAGGACTGTTTCCCGGCCGTCGACTTCTTCGAGTCGCGGGGCATCGGTTTTCTGGTCGCGGTCAACGAGTTCGACAAGACATGCCGGTACGAGTCGGACGACCTGCGCAGTGCTCTCGACCTGAAGCCGGACACGCCCATCGTGTTGTGCGACGCGCGCGACCAGCGGTCGGTCACCGGCGTGCTGATCAGCTTGATGCAGCACCTCCTCGCCCTGCAAGCCTGTCGATGA
- a CDS encoding GAF domain-containing protein, which yields MIYDLSGRHLLTPADPEVPVRMRRLAQLGLGDDADPHLDEFARRAGDITRAPLAMVNFIQEDRQYLGGLYTGTSIPAALRAGLAGRTFSREHGYCPHVVVRRKALVLDDVCDYPRFAGNPVVDEIGIRSYLGAPLIDRTGVALGTVCVVDVEPRPWGRPGLETIKALASELVAQIQAREGS from the coding sequence ATGATCTACGACCTGTCCGGACGCCACCTGCTCACCCCGGCCGATCCGGAAGTGCCCGTCCGCATGCGCCGGTTGGCCCAGCTCGGCCTGGGCGACGACGCGGACCCGCACCTCGACGAGTTCGCGCGTCGCGCCGGCGACATCACCCGGGCGCCCCTCGCGATGGTCAACTTCATTCAGGAGGACCGCCAATACCTGGGCGGCCTGTACACCGGCACATCCATTCCGGCTGCTCTGCGCGCCGGTCTGGCCGGTCGCACGTTCTCGCGCGAGCACGGCTACTGCCCGCACGTCGTGGTCCGGCGCAAGGCCCTGGTGCTCGACGACGTCTGCGACTATCCGCGATTCGCCGGCAACCCGGTGGTGGACGAGATCGGCATCCGGTCCTACCTCGGCGCGCCGCTGATCGACCGGACCGGTGTCGCGCTCGGCACGGTCTGCGTGGTCGACGTCGAGCCGCGGCCCTGGGGACGGCCGGGGCTCGAGACGATCAAGGCGCTCGCGTCGGAACTGGTCGCCCAGATCCAGGCCCGTGAGGGCAGCTGA
- a CDS encoding acyl-CoA dehydrogenase family protein, translating into MDTESRNQDALKAPTDDRPEPSSTTEMLRFLRTYAQNFLNSRLMDERRSLPPALIAEFAEVGLLGLQIPPDLGGQNLSHADINRVFTQLGAIDANLAVFCAVHNTLGVAPILLSATDEVKGCVLPRLAAGQALTTSAISEPGIGSHVRGMTTSATRNPDGSYTIKGAKKWISLGGDARYVNIFAGLRDERGRPVGITGFLADSRTPGFDIGPEMLTLGLRAVPQYDLTFNNLKVPPSALLGAEGDGLATAKSAFMGGRAVLAAMAMGASMRSLELAQRFTKGREVATGSLAENGRIREVLAEAAYAIQAVETLTARIATWRDAGQNVPDAWYFCAKILGCELAWKAIDTALQILGARGFLDTNTVGQHFRDYRLFRIFEGSTEAITVYLGTTMVRHPDEFTRLVHRTRPATAVLRLIDQVAEIGTDRPDDAPGRHIHAAVVGELVCWSLLASVTSEAAARSAMDGYTASWTEHQLRSRLRSARLGSQRDLPTQAEFDQHVAGYAHAIGDVDQRRWPAEEWRADPLLR; encoded by the coding sequence ATGGACACCGAGTCCCGGAATCAGGATGCCCTCAAAGCACCGACGGACGACCGGCCGGAACCATCATCGACAACGGAAATGCTGCGATTCCTGCGCACGTACGCCCAGAATTTTCTCAACTCCCGGTTGATGGACGAGCGTCGTTCCTTACCACCGGCACTCATCGCAGAATTCGCCGAGGTGGGCCTGCTCGGCCTGCAAATACCTCCCGATCTCGGCGGCCAGAATTTATCCCACGCCGACATCAACCGGGTATTCACCCAACTGGGCGCCATCGATGCCAACCTGGCCGTTTTCTGCGCGGTGCACAACACCCTGGGAGTAGCGCCGATCCTGCTGTCCGCGACCGACGAGGTCAAGGGCTGCGTGTTGCCGCGCCTGGCCGCGGGCCAAGCCCTGACCACCAGTGCGATCAGCGAACCCGGCATCGGCTCCCACGTTCGGGGCATGACCACCAGCGCGACCCGGAACCCGGACGGCTCGTACACGATCAAAGGCGCCAAGAAGTGGATTTCACTGGGCGGCGACGCGCGCTACGTGAACATCTTCGCCGGGCTCCGCGACGAACGCGGTCGCCCCGTGGGCATCACCGGATTCCTGGCCGACAGCCGTACCCCCGGGTTCGACATCGGCCCGGAAATGCTCACCCTGGGCCTGCGGGCAGTGCCCCAGTACGACCTCACCTTCAACAACCTCAAAGTGCCGCCGTCGGCGCTGCTGGGCGCCGAAGGAGACGGCCTGGCCACCGCCAAGTCGGCATTCATGGGCGGTCGCGCGGTGCTCGCGGCAATGGCGATGGGAGCGTCCATGCGCTCTCTCGAGCTGGCTCAAAGATTCACCAAAGGCCGAGAGGTCGCCACCGGTTCGCTGGCCGAGAACGGCCGCATACGCGAGGTGCTGGCCGAGGCCGCCTACGCGATTCAAGCGGTGGAAACGTTGACCGCCCGCATTGCGACATGGCGGGACGCGGGCCAGAACGTGCCCGACGCGTGGTACTTCTGCGCGAAGATCCTGGGCTGCGAGCTCGCGTGGAAGGCCATCGACACGGCGCTGCAGATATTGGGGGCCCGGGGCTTCCTGGACACCAACACCGTCGGTCAGCATTTTCGCGACTACCGGTTGTTCAGGATTTTCGAGGGCTCCACCGAGGCGATCACGGTGTACCTGGGCACCACGATGGTCAGGCATCCCGACGAGTTCACGAGACTCGTGCACCGGACGCGTCCGGCCACGGCGGTGCTCAGGCTGATCGACCAGGTCGCCGAAATCGGCACCGACCGTCCCGACGACGCCCCCGGCCGGCACATCCACGCGGCTGTCGTCGGTGAGCTGGTGTGCTGGAGCCTGTTGGCGTCGGTGACAAGCGAAGCCGCGGCCCGATCCGCGATGGACGGATACACCGCATCGTGGACCGAGCATCAGCTGCGGTCCCGGCTGCGCAGCGCGCGGCTCGGATCCCAGCGCGACCTGCCCACCCAGGCGGAGTTCGACCAGCATGTGGCGGGTTACGCCCACGCCATCGGCGACGTCGACCAACGGCGCTGGCCCGCCGAGGAGTGGCGCGCCGATCCGCTGCTCAGGTGA
- a CDS encoding FadR/GntR family transcriptional regulator: MTASDEAPASGLPRPARKRRPASLARAVTAELVDRVVHGTYPPGTPLPPEPVLGQVFGVSRTVVREAVKVLQEKGLVQVRQGAGTIVSAPVRWDMLDELVLRASIETEEGMTILDDLVVTRRVLESDMANVAARAADHGTVERLRVLVDEMDDLVDDHLAYARHDRAFHDTVMQASGNRLARGVVRALESQVVSTARYMGRPERALCVASNRGHRRVYECIAARDAEGAAEAMFTHITEAWLVRRGGPDNPLRLRR; the protein is encoded by the coding sequence GTGACCGCATCGGACGAGGCACCCGCTTCCGGTCTGCCCCGGCCGGCCCGCAAACGCCGGCCGGCAAGCCTCGCCCGGGCCGTCACCGCGGAACTCGTCGATCGGGTGGTTCACGGAACGTACCCGCCCGGCACCCCCCTGCCTCCGGAACCCGTGCTCGGCCAGGTCTTCGGAGTGAGCCGGACCGTTGTCCGCGAAGCCGTGAAAGTCCTTCAGGAAAAAGGCCTGGTGCAGGTTCGCCAGGGCGCCGGCACCATCGTCTCGGCGCCGGTGCGGTGGGACATGCTCGACGAGCTCGTGCTGCGCGCGAGCATCGAGACGGAGGAGGGCATGACGATCCTCGACGATCTGGTGGTGACCCGCCGGGTGCTCGAGTCGGACATGGCGAACGTCGCCGCCCGCGCGGCCGACCACGGGACCGTCGAGCGGTTACGGGTCCTGGTGGACGAGATGGACGATCTCGTGGACGACCATCTCGCCTACGCCCGCCACGACCGGGCCTTCCACGACACGGTCATGCAGGCGTCCGGGAACCGTCTCGCCCGGGGCGTGGTCCGGGCGCTGGAAAGCCAGGTGGTCAGCACCGCGCGCTACATGGGCCGGCCGGAGCGGGCGCTGTGCGTCGCCTCCAACCGGGGCCACCGGCGCGTCTACGAGTGCATTGCCGCCCGCGACGCCGAGGGCGCCGCCGAGGCGATGTTCACCCACATCACCGAGGCCTGGCTCGTGCGCCGCGGCGGCCCGGACAACCCGCTGCGCCTGCGACGGTGA
- a CDS encoding FadR/GntR family transcriptional regulator: MMAAPDKFSFPPRRRAERLSVAVVSELVELIVTGQLAENELLPPEGPLSEHFGVSRTVIRESVKRLEEKGLLIVTQGRGTQVARSGSWNMLDPLVLSALIDNDESLGILDELTIVRGNLESAMAGAMAARRTEEELTRIEHALQVMRETRHESDSFRQADVVFHLTVMELSRNHLAENIAKRLYLHALESTRFHGMGYENAFQSTLDEHSAVVDAIARQDVAAAEQSMRHHIVTSWQRRRFEPARRQQPES, encoded by the coding sequence ATGATGGCTGCGCCGGACAAGTTCTCTTTTCCCCCACGCCGGCGGGCCGAGCGGTTGAGCGTGGCGGTCGTCAGCGAACTGGTCGAGCTGATCGTCACCGGCCAGCTGGCCGAGAACGAGCTGCTGCCCCCGGAGGGCCCGCTCAGCGAGCACTTCGGCGTCAGCCGCACGGTGATCCGCGAGTCGGTCAAGCGGCTCGAGGAGAAGGGTCTGCTGATCGTCACCCAGGGCCGCGGCACGCAGGTCGCCCGGTCCGGCTCGTGGAACATGCTCGACCCGCTCGTCCTCTCCGCGCTCATCGACAACGACGAGTCCCTGGGCATCCTCGACGAGCTGACCATCGTACGGGGAAACCTCGAGTCGGCGATGGCGGGCGCCATGGCCGCCCGGCGCACCGAGGAGGAGCTGACCCGCATCGAGCACGCCCTGCAGGTCATGCGGGAGACCCGTCATGAAAGTGATTCCTTCCGGCAGGCCGACGTGGTCTTCCACCTGACCGTGATGGAGCTTTCCCGCAACCACCTCGCCGAGAACATCGCCAAGCGGCTGTACCTGCATGCGCTGGAGAGCACCAGGTTCCACGGGATGGGCTACGAGAACGCCTTCCAGTCGACTCTCGACGAGCACTCCGCCGTGGTCGACGCGATCGCCCGCCAGGACGTCGCCGCGGCGGAGCAGTCGATGCGTCACCACATCGTCACGTCGTGGCAGCGGCGCCGTTTCGAACCCGCTCGCCGGCAGCAGCCGGAGAGCTGA
- a CDS encoding aldo/keto reductase codes for MTEAIRRLLARGRSSRGVLVLGGSALGNFARAVDDDEAARTTARAWERGLRWFDTAPHYGLGLSERRLGAELRRHPPGEFVVSTKVGRLLVPNPAPARWDTDGFAVPGDLRRRWDFTPSGVERSLEESLSRLGLDAVDIAYVHDPDQAWPGAAREGLASLARLKQAGVVRAVGIGTNATDGLAGVIRDGLVDVVMLANRYSLLDHTGLEPVLTPAREAGVAVVAAGVFATGLLATARPTPGATYEYGPAGAGVVERANRIASVCERHGVELPAVALAFPLLHPAVVAVAVGMRSPGEVDDNLRRFETGIPDGVWRDLVTEGLIESGTVPER; via the coding sequence GTGACGGAGGCCATCCGGCGCCTGCTGGCCCGGGGCCGGTCCAGCCGGGGCGTCCTCGTGCTCGGCGGATCAGCACTGGGCAACTTCGCCCGGGCGGTCGATGACGACGAGGCCGCGCGGACCACCGCACGGGCCTGGGAACGCGGTCTCCGCTGGTTCGACACCGCCCCGCACTACGGTCTCGGGTTGTCCGAGCGCCGCCTCGGAGCCGAGCTGCGCCGCCATCCGCCCGGCGAGTTCGTCGTCTCGACCAAGGTCGGCCGCCTCCTCGTGCCGAACCCGGCCCCCGCCCGATGGGACACCGACGGGTTCGCCGTGCCCGGCGACTTGAGGCGGCGGTGGGACTTCACGCCGTCGGGAGTCGAGCGCTCACTGGAGGAGAGCCTGTCGCGCCTGGGCCTCGACGCGGTCGACATCGCCTACGTGCACGACCCCGACCAGGCGTGGCCGGGCGCGGCCCGCGAGGGCCTGGCCTCGCTGGCCCGGCTGAAACAGGCAGGCGTCGTCAGGGCCGTGGGCATCGGCACCAACGCCACCGACGGACTCGCCGGCGTCATCCGGGACGGTCTCGTCGACGTGGTCATGCTGGCCAACCGCTACTCGCTGCTCGACCACACCGGCCTCGAACCGGTGCTCACCCCTGCCCGGGAGGCCGGCGTCGCCGTCGTCGCGGCGGGCGTCTTCGCCACCGGCCTGCTTGCCACCGCACGGCCCACCCCCGGCGCGACCTACGAGTACGGTCCGGCCGGCGCCGGCGTGGTCGAGCGGGCCAACCGGATCGCGTCCGTCTGCGAACGGCACGGTGTGGAGCTGCCCGCGGTCGCGCTCGCGTTCCCACTGCTGCATCCCGCGGTCGTCGCGGTCGCCGTCGGCATGCGCTCACCGGGGGAGGTGGACGACAACCTGCGCCGGTTCGAGACCGGCATCCCGGACGGCGTCTGGCGCGACCTGGTCACGGAGGGACTGATCGAGTCCGGAACGGTTCCGGAACGATAG
- a CDS encoding amidohydrolase family protein, which translates to MNRHLDTHVHLWNRSTDPQPWIDPSTMAAIDRDFEPADLAPMLDATGMATAVVVQSSNSAAETRRLLAHRSPRIAGVVGWLDLSADPGPQLDELGPAARRGLVGVRHLVHLDPDPQWLARPAVGAGLDRLAAHGLGFDLVVRARQLPLTATVVRAHPDVRFVLDHLGGVTEAGDLAAWETNLRDLARLPNVWAKMSGLAGLAGPRRTRMDGMRHAVRVALEAFGPDRLMYGSDWPVAELGAGAMTWRAAVAEFLGDLSEPEREAILAGTGSAFYRIAA; encoded by the coding sequence ATGAACCGGCACCTCGACACCCACGTGCACCTCTGGAACCGGTCCACCGACCCGCAGCCGTGGATCGACCCGTCGACGATGGCGGCGATCGACCGCGACTTCGAGCCCGCCGACCTCGCGCCGATGCTGGACGCGACGGGCATGGCGACGGCCGTGGTCGTCCAGTCCAGCAACAGCGCCGCCGAGACACGGCGCCTGCTGGCGCACCGGAGCCCCCGCATCGCCGGGGTGGTGGGCTGGCTCGACCTCTCGGCCGATCCGGGCCCCCAGCTCGACGAGCTCGGCCCGGCGGCCCGGCGAGGGCTGGTGGGTGTACGTCACCTCGTCCACCTCGACCCCGACCCGCAGTGGCTGGCCCGGCCCGCCGTGGGCGCCGGCCTGGACCGGCTGGCCGCGCACGGCCTCGGTTTCGACCTGGTGGTGCGAGCGCGGCAGCTGCCGCTGACCGCGACCGTCGTTCGGGCGCACCCGGACGTCCGGTTCGTCCTGGACCATCTCGGCGGCGTGACCGAGGCCGGCGACCTCGCCGCGTGGGAGACGAACCTGCGCGACCTGGCCCGGCTGCCCAACGTGTGGGCGAAGATGTCCGGACTTGCCGGCCTGGCCGGCCCGCGACGGACCAGGATGGACGGCATGCGGCACGCCGTCCGGGTGGCGCTCGAGGCTTTCGGCCCCGACCGGCTCATGTACGGGTCCGATTGGCCCGTGGCCGAGCTCGGCGCCGGGGCGATGACTTGGCGGGCCGCCGTGGCCGAGTTCCTCGGCGACCTGAGCGAGCCGGAGCGGGAAGCGATCCTGGCCGGCACCGGATCGGCCTTCTACCGGATCGCGGCGTGA